One genomic region from Arthrobacter sp. YN encodes:
- a CDS encoding DUF2306 domain-containing protein, which yields MPSTWTLLIALHAIAAGYALIFGAVNLLRRNKGSAAHKILGRIWAVAMYIVVLTSFGIRTIDGGFNWLHALSVLTFCTLTLGLVTVRRGNIRAHQRFMTGSYFGLVGAFIGVIAVPDRRLPQMAIHDLAGLTLWVAALALTAGLTIAGLMQLRQKTAPVISVRQ from the coding sequence ATGCCTTCGACGTGGACCCTACTCATCGCTTTGCATGCCATCGCAGCGGGCTACGCCCTGATCTTCGGCGCCGTGAACCTGCTCCGCCGCAATAAAGGCAGCGCAGCGCACAAGATCCTGGGCCGAATCTGGGCAGTGGCCATGTACATCGTGGTCCTCACCTCCTTCGGTATCCGGACCATCGACGGCGGATTCAACTGGCTCCACGCCCTGTCCGTGCTGACGTTCTGCACCCTGACTTTGGGCCTTGTGACCGTCCGCCGCGGTAACATCCGCGCGCATCAACGCTTTATGACCGGCAGCTACTTCGGACTCGTCGGAGCCTTCATCGGCGTCATCGCCGTGCCGGATCGACGGCTCCCCCAAATGGCTATCCACGACCTCGCAGGGCTCACGCTCTGGGTGGCTGCCCTGGCGCTTACTGCCGGGCTGACTATCGCTGGCCTGATGCAACTTCGTCAGAAGACCGCACCGGTGATCAGCGTCCGGCAGTAG
- a CDS encoding SdpI family protein, whose amino-acid sequence MGAAFSTAMFSIAFLVVAGLLKMLASQIEAGQSRRNPTFGIRSKATMASDEAWIAAHEASVNILKGTAVLLLSCTAVLWVLFAILPKDDDSVPVIFFSGLGFTAVLVTFLMRMYFKADAVAASIHG is encoded by the coding sequence TTGGGGGCAGCATTCAGCACGGCCATGTTCAGCATCGCTTTCCTTGTTGTTGCCGGGCTCCTGAAAATGTTGGCGTCACAGATTGAGGCTGGGCAATCCAGAAGGAATCCCACCTTTGGCATCCGGTCCAAGGCGACCATGGCCTCCGACGAGGCCTGGATCGCGGCGCACGAGGCCTCGGTGAACATCTTGAAAGGGACAGCTGTCCTTTTGCTCTCATGCACAGCAGTTTTGTGGGTTCTCTTCGCAATCCTGCCAAAGGACGACGACAGCGTGCCAGTAATCTTCTTCAGCGGACTTGGCTTCACAGCCGTCCTGGTCACGTTCCTGATGCGCATGTATTTCAAAGCGGATGCTGTCGCGGCCAGCATCCACGGCTAG
- a CDS encoding Hpt domain-containing protein, giving the protein MKPSGNPGGELDLGRLQSLAEELGSPEPALRFLAKYLAMLPQRVERIVHAVDEHDATETTTAVLSLKISSSMVGAMETEHQCRAIESMIRENHFDDAAHALPALRQTADRCLASRSDLIRAAHTSLSRHRGFFRS; this is encoded by the coding sequence ATGAAGCCATCAGGTAATCCAGGCGGTGAACTGGACCTGGGCAGGCTCCAATCCCTCGCCGAGGAACTGGGAAGCCCCGAACCGGCACTGCGTTTCCTCGCCAAATACCTTGCGATGCTTCCGCAGCGCGTCGAACGAATCGTCCACGCTGTGGACGAGCATGACGCCACGGAGACCACCACCGCTGTTCTTAGCCTGAAGATCAGCTCGTCCATGGTGGGAGCCATGGAAACGGAGCACCAATGCCGGGCCATCGAATCAATGATCCGGGAAAACCACTTCGACGACGCCGCCCATGCGCTGCCCGCGCTCAGGCAGACCGCAGACCGCTGTCTAGCTTCACGGTCCGACCTCATCAGGGCCGCGCATACATCGCTCAGTCGGCACAGGGGTTTCTTTCGGTCTTGA
- a CDS encoding signal peptidase I, producing the protein MSALSTITTPAVRGRRSAAAENGNQPAAVVPSVLETAAVKQPAAATSIASTTGTFRRIAGKVARGIGVGMLVLAALVFLFLAIGPRVLGYQTSTMLTGSMAPMINPGDVVVTVPTPITDVKVGDIITYHIPVEDQRVETHRITEITATADGGVAVQTKGDANNGIDPWIATLQGTTVDKHVATIPGVGNAIRALREPIVMNILMYGAPTILVIGMLASIWTKDPAKTTPGETAGGRDEAIR; encoded by the coding sequence ATGAGCGCACTGAGCACCATCACCACTCCCGCAGTTCGCGGCCGGCGTTCTGCCGCAGCAGAGAACGGGAACCAGCCCGCCGCCGTCGTTCCTTCCGTCCTTGAGACCGCCGCTGTGAAGCAGCCCGCAGCGGCCACCTCCATTGCAAGCACTACCGGCACCTTCCGCCGGATTGCCGGCAAAGTGGCGAGGGGTATCGGCGTGGGCATGCTGGTCCTCGCTGCGTTGGTGTTCCTGTTCCTCGCGATCGGCCCGCGCGTCCTGGGCTACCAGACCTCCACCATGCTCACCGGATCCATGGCCCCTATGATCAACCCGGGCGACGTCGTCGTCACCGTCCCCACCCCCATCACCGACGTCAAGGTCGGCGACATCATCACTTACCACATCCCGGTCGAAGACCAGCGGGTGGAAACCCACCGGATCACCGAGATCACCGCCACCGCCGACGGCGGCGTCGCAGTCCAAACCAAAGGCGACGCCAACAACGGCATCGACCCCTGGATCGCCACCCTTCAAGGCACAACCGTGGACAAGCACGTCGCCACCATCCCGGGAGTCGGCAACGCCATCCGTGCCCTCCGCGAACCCATCGTGATGAACATCTTGATGTACGGCGCACCCACCATCCTGGTCATCGGAATGCTCGCCTCCATCTGGACCAAGGACCCCGCCAAGACCACACCCGGGGAAACGGCCGGAGGCCGCGATGAAGCCATCAGGTAA